The window TCCATCTTCTACAACAGCTTTACAGTACCTGATCTCCGTGCCATCCCTTCGAAAAATCTTCACAACTGATTCTCCATCACGCGCGACTGTGAAGAAAATAGTGTCTCGAATCTTTACTTCATATTCCCTCATAATAGGCAATAAGCCAGATAGCATTTTGGTGTCTTTGCTATATTTCACTTGCCATTCCCTTCCACCGCACAACACGGTGTCCACCTTCTCAAGAAGTGATTCAAAAAATTTTGTGACCACCAGAGGTGGAATCCGAAAAAGAGAGGAAGGATTTCTTGCATTACTTAATCTGTTGCGAGGCAAAAagttataattagttttaaaattaaCACTAATCTACTTACCATCACACCATCATTGATAAGCAAGTCATGACCAAACTGTAAAAATGATATCCCGGTTTGATCGCAGCCTAACGAACACATGAACAGTAGATCAGTCACAGATAATAAGCTAACTATAAAGCCTGAATTTACAGAGTATCGTTTCTTACCAATAGATTTCTCAATTAGTTGAAGCTCAGTCATTTTCAATACACAGGCAAGGAGCTCGAGTCGCTCCTTGCAGGTACGCAATACAAGTGTGTCACCTGCCATCAATGCAGCTTCATCACAAAATTCAAACCAACCGGGATCGAAAAAGGTCACCCCTTCCTTTTTCGTAATCTCAATCTTCCACACTTTattcacaaattttatttttattacatcGCCTGAATTCCATTGCTCGCACATTTCCTGCATATGACCTTTAATTTCCTGGTAACATAGAACAAGAGTACGATTCAGTACACAAACACAAAGAACAAATTAAAAACCTAAAAAATGCAGTTTAATGGAAAGCAGATTGGATACTAGAGTTTTGTTGTTCTTCTCGAGGCATGATTCTGTGACAACCATTTCGTACATTCCAACTTGCTCACGCTTTCCATTGAACATTAACAGGGCCTTTGCTTTTTCTTCCTCGACCATGCCTCCACCGGATGAATACTTTGGGTCATTGATATCAAAACTGTCCTTGAAACTTTGGCATTTTCGGGGATTAAACCAGTTGTAATCTGCCTCTATTCCTGTTGGTTTATATATCCTCACCAAGAAGCTTCTCCCTCCAGGCCATTGAAAGGTTATAATACTGTTCTGTGTTACCCAGTGATCTCTAAAGAACCTCTGTAACCCCACAATCTTGCCCTCCTCTCTGTCATAACGACACTTGTATTTGAACCCCTCAGTGCACAAAAGCTTTATTTTCGGATGTTTGTACCTGCCATGACGGTCATGGAACCCGTATGGAACTGTCTGCAATGTACAGTCCAaataataatagttaaatgcAGCTGGCACATCACTTACATTTAGTTTAGTTAGAATTCATGACCACAAACAATCAATGATCCAAGGTTGAAGATTCTTACAATTGTTCCAGAATTGATATCGTCTACCACTCGGCACACAAAACTTGACACAATCACATAATTCCTCCATCCAggacaaattaattttaatttgtaatcaGATTAAATTAAAGATTGAGGTGTATGTCATGAACACAAGTTAAATGCTATGAACGTCAAAGTTAAAATGTACCTCTccaagcttcacaagtttctGAATTCATCCATTTTTCCATTCTCTTTTCCTGTATAATGTTACAAGTACATGGCACTTATTATGCAAATCAGACTCTCCCTAAATCTTACTactcaatcaaaatataatcagttataCAACTATGTCATCGACCAACCAAAAGATTAGCACACATGTGTTCATTGTACATAAACTAAAATGCTGAAATTATACATTATTTTCCCATCATTAAAAATACTATCCTGTATATTAGCTCGCATAATTTCAATTACACATTTTATAAGGTATAATATAATATCCACATTTGAGACTTGCACATGTGCCCAAACAATCGACTTgattaatataaacaatatgCACAATTAGCTGACACAAACCCTCCATGGAATTGTAAATCACAATATTTCAGGTTAAGTACATAATTGTGCCAAGATACTTATGTTCATTTGAATGTATTCAAGGCACGACATATGTCAATTAATCTGATTTAAACCCCAGCATAGCCGTTTTATTGTACAAAAACAATATGAAATTGATGGATGAAGAAGATAGGTGATTACCCGGGCCTTGATTCTTGCCTGGCTACGCTTCTCGGTTGATTTCCCATCAATTTCACCGTAAAGAGAGTCGTCGCTGCTGTATTCTTCCGACGAATGGTCGCTGTAATCCATATTTCCGGCAGCCTGTGCAATGGAGGTGGTATTTGGGGTTTTTGGGCGGATTAAGGACTTTAGGTACTTTAATTAGGGAACTAAGTCGGGACTCTTTCAATTGTCTGAATACAGCCCATagcttaattttttaaaaaaatagccgtttattatgttttttatatatttttcttttcattctatttcaatttatggtgtagataaatatttaaattcaagaCGAATTAATTATGACTATGTATTACGCTTTGTGTTTTAATTGGAACATAAAATATTACAAGAAAAAAAGCGGATTATCTAATAATCAAAGTATTGTTATTTTCTGCAGCAATATTGTATTCGGTATTGTATCCCAAAAATAATATGGTATTCACCATATTATTAGTTGGACGGTCTAAGGACTAATATCGAATTTTCGATACTACATTCACATattggtatatatttatttacgattAATTTTTTTAGGTATTTTATGAACAAAATGATAATGATTTTGTCTTCCCATtatcacaaattttttttcttcagaaaATAATTTGCACTATAACGTTGAtcacaaataaaattttcattaataatttttttttattaaattatactcTGTAACGCGGCGGATGAATAAAAAGTATAATTCCTATCGGCAATGACAAATACAATCCTTAATGAACCTGTGTGCtctgataaaattaaaaatagatgACAACTTCGTTAGTTTCTAACAAATAATTAATGCAACGAcacagttttattttatttcaatcaTATTTTAACATCAGATGAAAACTCAAACATCTATAGTTTATGCTGCTCGACACTGTGATTAATTTTCCCGGACATACtatctaatttttattaaattatgtatgTCGtcttattgaaaattatataggCATGAGTACCAAAGTGGCTGAAAATTATGTTCcctgaaaattttacatatcgAATTTAGAGTTGTCCTCTATCGGTCCCAAAATAAATCTCAGTTTCACTCTTTTTACGCGATTAGAGGTGCAAAAGATTCATtctttcatatattaattttcaaatttcctTATTctcaataaaagtttaacatatatttttattaataaaaaaattccttTATTTCaccatataaaaaattaaatatttaatataataaatgatatatataaattcagtTACTGTGAATATAGACTCAGAAGGTCCAAGTGACAGTagagattttttaaaaataactcaACTAAATGAAACAACATAAATTTGCTGGAATGATCAAAACACTGATTTAaatctttttctaaattattatttcatagTTTATCACATGTGCTTCATATACTTGATTGTTTGAGTTGATTAGTGGAGGATATGATTATTTTTTCCCGTGTTTTGGACAAACTATGAAGTAAAACAGTACACAATACGAAATGATATAATATGATCAAACTGTACACAATACGAtagaatcatcaaaacactAATTTAAATCCTTacctaaatattaaattaaatattaatagtaataatttcacaatttcgcaCATATACTTGATTATTTGATTTGCTTAATGCACAATATGATTAGAATTCATCTGATTTGAACAAAATATGaagcaaaatattatataatatggtACATGATTTCTTATGATATGATTGCTGCAAAATTtgatatgatattaaaattatcaaatatgaaaaagatatCTGATATCTATTTGAACAAAGTATGAagtacaatattatattatatgatatgaTATCATACATGATATGATAAAATTAGTGTAAAATTTGAACTAATATTAACAAAATCAGGCAAATGAATACGTGATCTTCACGAGTTCAAGTAATCAATATAATAGACTTTTACGAGTTACCAGAATACTTTAATTCATCATGTATACCAAAGTTAATTTccttttttaatattaacaaatattatttgaattaacTATTAACTATTATTCCTCTCTAATAAAAATCAGTATCctaataacaatttttttcccTTGATTATAATAACACCTTAATCTTTGGGAACCAGATATTTACAAAACTTTCCCACGTCTCCATGATTCAATCATCTCCTTGATTATAGGTAAGCAGAGCGTGGTTATCAGTTGGTGGAGATAATGCAAAAACTACACACCCATATCAGCTTATATATACGGCATTCTACCACATTGGGAACGCAGCTCACCTCTTTCACTCAGCTACTACGCAAAAATCTGAAATAGCTAACAGGTGCCATCTTCGCACTTCAGTTTATCTTAATGTTATGTTGTTGTCTCTGTTTTTAGTTTGTTCATGCAATTGTTAATGAGTTTTTTTTTGCCTCTGTATCAAATCTGGAAGCATGTTTACCCAACTGTCCGCTCTCGATTGTTCGAAGACAGCCTGGAGAATCAAGGTTAGGGTGACGAGGATGTGGCCCTCCATCTCGAACGCGTCAACTGGAAGCGATGGACTCAAGGGATACAATCTGATCTTGCTAGATGACGATGTAAGTGTGATTTTATGAAGTTTACATTTACGCACGCCAACTGTTTGTATTAACTTCGATCATTGCCTTTCTACAACTCACAGGACTGTCATGTGCATGCATTCATATATGCGGATAGTTGGAAATCACTTGCTGATAAGATTGATGAAGAATGTGTCTATGTCATAACTAATTTTTACACAAAGAAAGCAATTGGGTCACTTAAACCTGTTTCATCCCCTATCCTTATCAATTTCTCGCATTCAACAACGGTGGAAAAGGTTGAGGAGGACGATTTTATGATCCCAAGGCACAAGTTTGAGTTTGGTGATTTGGGAGACTTATTTGGCATTGCAACTGCCAACACCAACACTGAATATCCTGAGTTCTCAACAGGTTGTTTTATCCGTATTCAACAATATTGattgttgttttctttttactCTGATAGTTTCTAATATCGACAATAATGTGCAAAGTTAGAGATTGCAGCTAGCTTGATTTATTATTGGTCTAATTTACATGTCAGACGTGATTGGTGTCCTTGAAGATTATGAGGGATTGGCCAAAATTAAGACTGTGCACGGAGACAGGAACATTGTCAGGTTCAGACTCACCGATGGCAGGTCGTTATACAACACTATATTACTATGTCTTGggctttcaattttttatttaaatctttTGCATCAGATAGTCATATGGTCATCTTTATTTGCCCTTCAGACATCCTCCAAGAGTCACCGTATGGGGACCACTTGCTGTTGCTACTGATACTGCCTACAAAGCTTGTGCTGCTCGGCCAATCATAATTATTATGGCCAGTGTTAAAATGAAAACCTTTCTTGGTAATTTACTAATTATCCTTTACATATTGCTAAGTGTGTGGCTTAATTTAAATGCACAGCCTTATGCATATATGCACCAGATGATTGAATATTTCTAAACAATTTACTGTGCAGACTATGTCCAGATAAACACAGTCCCTTCGACTAAGATTTATCTGAACTTGGACAATGAGGTTGTGTCTGCAATGAGACAAAGGTACACTACAAGCTTCTAACTTTTCTAATTTTGGTATATGCAATATGCATTGACATAGATGTCCAAAATTTAATTCAAGCATTACAATCTGCCTTAAGACTATGACTGACTATTACAGGCTTGATGAGGAAGGATATGTTCCTTCAGAAAAGACGCTCTCTTCCACGTCTTCAGCAGTATTAATTCCTCCTCCCATAATTGAAACCATTACTTTGAAGCAATTAAGTGAGAAGACAAAATATGAATTTCTGAAGGTATTCTTGCTAAGTTTATATTCATGACGATGTTTGTAGCTTATCACGGATATTGTTATTGTTTATAAGCCATTACGCTGGTAAAGTAATTTCATGTTTTGTTTTTATGTAGAGTATGTTCCTCTGCAAAGTGAAGGTTAAAAATATTGAGGAGAGTGAAAACTGGTGGTATGACTGTTGCCACAGAAGTAATTGCAATGAAGAAGTTTCCAAAGTTGAAGGGAAATTTAGGTGCTTCAAGTGTCACAGAAACTACCCGATTCCACAAAAAAGGTGCTTTAACAAATTGGCATTCATATATTCGTGTGAAGCAGCttgcataaaattttaaataaaatgtgaTTTTAAACATAGGTATCGTATTGCTGTGTTGGCTGAGGATGAAACAGAAGCTTTTAGCATGGTTCTCCTGGACAGGGCTGTTAAGAGAATTGTTGGGAAGCTGATTGCTGAAAG of the Daucus carota subsp. sativus chromosome 4, DH1 v3.0, whole genome shotgun sequence genome contains:
- the LOC108192331 gene encoding replication factor A protein 1, giving the protein MWPSISNASTGSDGLKGYNLILLDDDDCHVHAFIYADSWKSLADKIDEECVYVITNFYTKKAIGSLKPVSSPILINFSHSTTVEKVEEDDFMIPRHKFEFGDLGDLFGIATANTNTEYPEFSTDVIGVLEDYEGLAKIKTVHGDRNIVRFRLTDGRHPPRVTVWGPLAVATDTAYKACAARPIIIIMASVKMKTFLDYVQINTVPSTKIYLNLDNEVVSAMRQRLDEEGYVPSEKTLSSTSSAVLIPPPIIETITLKQLSEKTKYEFLKSMFLCKVKVKNIEESENWWYDCCHRSNCNEEVSKVEGKFRCFKCHRNYPIPQKRYRIAVLAEDETEAFSMVLLDRAVKRIVGKLIAERIDNQATLTDYPDELKAINGKDLSFKIELNEDNILLKSVVYIVTDAFDSEITASSKSEATNSDVEVTGFINNKDGDDVQNDRTTPDTAKYKFVVLAGDQTEALLFFLFSTASRRIIGQRATKLAFDNLQEDS